Proteins from a single region of Pseudodesulfovibrio portus:
- the kamA gene encoding lysine 2,3-aminomutase, producing the protein MEIFNEHQQEVAETLRRETSKSDWTDWKWHIRHSVKSVDDFERVLGVSFPEGKKRIFERTVDKFPMSVTPYYLSLIDPEDYENDPVFHQSFPSGEELKIGRFDMTDPLHEDEDSPAPGITHRYPDRVLFHISNLCSMYCRHCTRKRKVGDRDSIPSRDDIEQGLEYIRNTPQIRDVLLSGGDPFMLSDERLDWVLTRIGEIEHVEVVRIGTRMPVVLPYRITDELVSMLKKHHPLWINTHFNHPREITTSARRALQKLAEAGIPLGNQSVLLAGVNDCQRLIRTLNHKLVKNRVRPYYLYQCDLSEGLTHFRTPIGKGIEIIESLRGHTSGFSVPTYVVDAPGGGGKIPVMPNYIVSWGPNKVVLRNYEGVITTYNEPESYEPNYCDRDCLNCSLQLKEDDAEEKAIGIEKLLSDWDDTTSLTPENNERLERRDDAA; encoded by the coding sequence TTGGAAATATTCAATGAACACCAACAGGAGGTCGCTGAGACGCTCCGCCGGGAAACCTCGAAATCGGACTGGACTGACTGGAAGTGGCATATCCGCCATTCCGTCAAGAGCGTCGATGACTTCGAGCGTGTGCTGGGCGTGAGCTTCCCGGAAGGGAAAAAACGGATATTCGAACGCACCGTGGACAAGTTCCCCATGTCCGTCACCCCGTATTATCTCTCCCTCATCGATCCGGAGGATTACGAGAACGACCCGGTCTTCCACCAGTCCTTCCCGTCGGGCGAAGAACTCAAGATCGGTCGTTTCGACATGACCGATCCCCTGCACGAGGACGAGGACAGCCCGGCTCCGGGCATCACCCACCGCTATCCCGACCGGGTTCTCTTCCACATCAGCAACCTCTGCTCCATGTACTGCCGCCACTGCACGCGCAAGCGCAAGGTGGGCGATCGGGATTCCATCCCGTCCCGCGACGACATCGAGCAGGGGCTCGAGTACATCCGCAACACGCCGCAGATTCGCGACGTGCTTCTCTCGGGCGGCGACCCGTTCATGCTGTCCGACGAGCGTTTGGATTGGGTCCTGACCCGGATCGGCGAAATCGAGCATGTGGAGGTGGTCCGGATCGGCACCCGCATGCCCGTGGTCCTGCCCTACCGGATCACGGACGAGCTGGTGTCCATGCTGAAGAAGCACCATCCGCTTTGGATCAACACGCATTTCAACCACCCTCGCGAGATCACCACGTCCGCCCGACGCGCCCTGCAGAAGCTGGCCGAGGCCGGGATACCGCTGGGCAACCAGAGCGTGCTCCTGGCCGGAGTCAACGACTGCCAGCGGCTGATAAGGACCCTGAATCACAAGCTGGTCAAGAACCGGGTGCGCCCCTACTATCTGTATCAGTGCGACCTGTCCGAGGGATTGACCCATTTCCGCACCCCAATCGGCAAGGGTATCGAGATCATCGAGAGCCTGCGCGGCCACACAAGCGGCTTTTCCGTGCCCACCTACGTGGTGGACGCGCCGGGCGGCGGCGGCAAGATTCCGGTCATGCCCAATTACATCGTGTCCTGGGGGCCGAATAAGGTGGTGCTCAGGAATTACGAGGGCGTCATCACCACCTACAACGAGCCCGAGTCCTACGAGCCCAACTACTGTGATCGCGATTGTTTGAACTGCAGCCTCCAGCTCAAGGAGGACGATGCGGAAGAAAAGGCGATCGGCATCGAGAAGCTCCTGTCCGACTGGGACGACACGACCAGCCTGACCCCGGAGAACAACGAACGTTTGGAGAGGAGAGACGATGCAGCCTGA
- a CDS encoding sigma-54 dependent transcriptional regulator — protein sequence MRKMLVITRDGGRSEAISELLGQEEVLTQTLPAPAESGSDKEIDTLFVDVESLLGRNKSINKALDKLWASYPSAAIVVMADEEQTKLAVDAVKAGAFDYLTHPIEKEELGLIVDKVRESDVLHSELDYLRGQFWSEDSLEYVDTRSKAMRDVFVKIRQVAGTRTTVLLTGETGTGKSLIAKLTHAHSNRRDMPFISVHCGAIPDTLVESELFGHERGAFTGAVRRKLGKFELAHGGTIFLDEIGTVSQSVQVKLLHTLQERVIQRVGGESDIPVDVRIIAATNEDMGQLCEEGKFRKDLFYRLNVFPVRIPSLRERQEDLPRLCEVFIKQFNGLLNTEIKGIHPQVLDTLFDYEWPGNVRELENVIERACILETGDILMADSFPPDLLDSQGDVVTSPVKTSLPLKEARQITVDRFERQYLASLLEQCGGVIRETARRAGITTRQLNKLMNRHGLERRSFRKKNR from the coding sequence ATGAGAAAAATGCTTGTCATCACGCGCGACGGAGGCCGGTCGGAGGCCATCAGCGAACTGCTCGGCCAGGAGGAAGTCCTGACCCAGACCCTGCCCGCCCCTGCCGAGTCCGGCAGCGACAAGGAGATCGACACCCTCTTCGTGGACGTGGAATCCCTGCTCGGGCGAAACAAGTCCATCAACAAGGCCCTGGACAAGCTGTGGGCCAGCTACCCGTCCGCGGCCATCGTGGTCATGGCCGACGAGGAGCAGACCAAGCTCGCGGTGGACGCGGTCAAGGCCGGGGCCTTCGACTACCTCACCCATCCCATCGAAAAAGAGGAACTCGGCCTGATCGTGGACAAGGTGCGGGAGTCGGACGTGCTCCACTCCGAGCTCGACTACCTGCGCGGACAGTTCTGGAGCGAGGACTCGCTGGAATACGTGGACACCCGCAGCAAGGCCATGCGGGACGTGTTCGTCAAGATCCGCCAGGTGGCCGGAACCCGGACCACGGTCCTGCTGACCGGCGAGACAGGCACCGGCAAGTCCCTCATCGCCAAGCTCACCCATGCCCACTCCAACCGCCGGGACATGCCGTTCATCTCCGTGCACTGCGGGGCCATCCCCGACACCCTGGTGGAGAGCGAACTCTTCGGCCACGAACGGGGCGCGTTCACCGGGGCCGTCCGGCGCAAGCTGGGCAAGTTCGAACTGGCCCACGGGGGCACCATCTTCCTGGACGAGATCGGCACGGTCAGCCAGTCGGTCCAGGTCAAGCTCCTCCACACCCTCCAGGAGCGGGTGATACAGCGTGTCGGCGGGGAGAGCGACATCCCGGTGGACGTGCGCATCATCGCCGCCACCAACGAGGACATGGGCCAGCTCTGCGAGGAAGGGAAGTTCCGCAAGGACCTCTTCTACAGGCTGAACGTGTTCCCCGTGCGCATCCCCTCCCTGCGCGAGCGGCAGGAGGACCTGCCCCGGCTGTGCGAGGTGTTCATCAAGCAGTTCAACGGGCTGCTCAACACGGAAATCAAGGGCATCCACCCCCAGGTCCTGGACACCCTGTTCGATTACGAATGGCCGGGCAACGTCCGCGAGCTGGAAAACGTCATCGAGCGCGCCTGCATCCTGGAAACCGGCGACATACTCATGGCGGACAGCTTCCCCCCGGACCTGCTCGACTCCCAGGGCGACGTGGTCACCTCCCCGGTCAAGACGAGCCTGCCCCTCAAGGAGGCCCGCCAGATCACGGTGGACCGGTTCGAAAGACAGTACCTCGCCAGCCTCCTCGAGCAATGCGGCGGCGTGATCCGCGAGACCGCCCGCCGGGCCGGGATCACCACCCGGCAGTTGAATAAACTCATGAATCGCCACGGCCTGGAAAGGCGATCCTTCCGAAAAAAGAACCGCTAG
- the rimK gene encoding 30S ribosomal protein S6--L-glutamate ligase has product MKIAILSRKRTLYSTNALVEAGIKAGHDVRVINPLRCYMNIASHNPTIHYKGEDLSDIDAIVPRIGSSITFYGTAVVRQFEMMGVYSLNESVAITRSRDKLRSMQLLSRRGIGLPVTGFANSTKFTDDLIKMVGGAPLVVKLLEGTQGIGVVLAENDQAAKSVIEGFQGVKADILVQEYIAEAKGRDIRCLVIGGKVVASMQRKALAGEFRSNLHRGGSASTIKITPEERSTAVRAAKIMGLNVCGVDLLRTHHGPVVMEVNSSPGLEGIEGVTGKDLAGKIIDFIEKNAQPGKTKTRGKG; this is encoded by the coding sequence ATGAAAATCGCCATTCTCTCGCGCAAGCGGACCCTCTACTCCACCAACGCCCTGGTCGAGGCAGGCATCAAGGCCGGTCACGACGTGCGCGTCATCAACCCGCTGCGCTGCTACATGAATATAGCTTCACACAACCCTACAATCCACTACAAGGGGGAAGACCTCTCCGACATCGACGCCATCGTCCCGCGCATCGGCTCATCCATCACCTTTTACGGCACCGCCGTCGTCCGCCAGTTCGAGATGATGGGCGTATACAGCCTCAACGAGTCCGTGGCCATCACCCGCTCACGGGACAAGCTGCGCTCCATGCAGCTGCTGTCGCGCAGGGGCATCGGACTGCCCGTGACCGGGTTCGCCAACTCCACCAAGTTCACCGACGACCTGATCAAGATGGTCGGCGGCGCGCCCCTGGTGGTCAAGCTCCTGGAAGGGACCCAGGGCATCGGCGTGGTCCTGGCCGAGAACGACCAGGCCGCCAAGAGCGTCATCGAGGGGTTCCAGGGCGTCAAGGCCGACATCCTGGTCCAGGAATACATCGCGGAGGCCAAGGGCCGCGACATCCGCTGCCTGGTCATAGGCGGCAAGGTGGTGGCCTCCATGCAGCGCAAGGCCCTGGCCGGGGAATTCAGGTCCAACCTCCATCGCGGCGGTTCGGCCTCGACCATCAAGATCACCCCCGAGGAACGCTCCACCGCCGTGCGGGCCGCCAAGATCATGGGGCTCAACGTCTGCGGCGTGGACCTGCTCCGCACCCACCACGGGCCCGTGGTCATGGAGGTCAACTCCTCCCCCGGCCTGGAGGGCATCGAGGGGGTCACCGGCAAGGACCTGGCCGGCAAGATCATCGACTTCATCGAAAAGAACGCCCAGCCGGGCAAAACCAAGACACGGGGAAAGGGATAG
- a CDS encoding methylenetetrahydrofolate reductase: MNIADRISNTDRFLSLEFFPPKEKDAWPRFFDQVSRLAGLDPLFVSVTYGAGGSFQDNTLEIASEVNRQFGLATMSHLTCVGAKRDGISEYLDKLLEAGIKDILALRGDLPGTDRDEALKDFAHASDLVEFVKQGWPEMGVAAACYPDAHPESPTIDDDLRWTCHKFNAGADYAVTQLFFDVRRYKDLVRRLRSRGITNPIVPGVLPVLSMQSLNRILALCGANIPLKQYLELQTAHDAGGDEAVRRKGIEIARQQIRELLAMGAPGIHLYTLNNADICLDILTDLPDLDG; this comes from the coding sequence ATGAACATCGCCGACCGCATCTCGAACACCGACCGTTTCCTGTCCCTTGAATTCTTCCCGCCAAAGGAAAAGGACGCCTGGCCCCGTTTTTTCGACCAGGTCAGCAGGCTGGCCGGCCTTGACCCCCTGTTCGTCTCGGTTACGTATGGCGCGGGCGGGTCGTTCCAGGACAACACGCTGGAAATCGCATCCGAGGTGAACCGGCAATTCGGGCTGGCGACCATGTCACACCTGACCTGCGTGGGAGCGAAAAGGGACGGCATTTCCGAATACCTGGACAAACTCCTGGAGGCGGGCATCAAGGACATCCTGGCCCTGCGCGGAGACCTGCCGGGCACGGACCGGGATGAAGCCTTGAAGGACTTCGCCCATGCCTCGGACCTGGTGGAATTCGTCAAGCAGGGATGGCCTGAAATGGGGGTGGCCGCCGCCTGCTACCCGGACGCCCACCCGGAATCCCCCACCATCGACGACGACCTCAGATGGACATGCCACAAGTTCAATGCCGGGGCGGACTATGCCGTCACCCAGCTATTCTTCGACGTGCGCCGCTACAAGGACCTCGTCCGCCGGTTGCGCTCCCGGGGCATAACCAACCCCATCGTGCCGGGGGTGCTTCCCGTGCTGAGCATGCAGTCGCTGAACCGCATCCTCGCCCTGTGCGGGGCCAACATCCCGCTCAAGCAGTACCTTGAACTGCAGACAGCGCATGACGCCGGCGGCGATGAGGCCGTGCGGCGCAAGGGAATCGAAATCGCGCGGCAACAGATCAGGGAATTGCTGGCCATGGGAGCGCCGGGCATTCATCTGTACACCCTGAATAACGCGGACATCTGCCTGGACATCCTGACGGACCTTCCGGACCTGGACGGGTGA
- a CDS encoding SET domain-containing protein: MIHPNTEVRFVNPTMGYGVFATADIPLGTIVYVKDRLEIEMTEAAYSRLDDHHKDLVSKYSYTDENGIRILSWDHAKYVNHRCDCNTISTGYGFEIAIRNIWKGEEISDDYGLFNLEEEIPVACNCVCCRKTLRPDDFERCHHDWDEKIIPALAKLTDVHQPLMKYMDDVTRKQIRAYLCGEEPYTSVLALQYRKGHPSPEKTPDSMRLQP; the protein is encoded by the coding sequence ATGATACATCCGAACACCGAAGTGCGCTTCGTCAATCCGACCATGGGCTACGGCGTTTTCGCCACGGCGGACATCCCGCTGGGGACCATCGTATACGTCAAGGACAGGCTGGAGATCGAAATGACCGAAGCGGCATACAGCCGCCTCGACGATCACCACAAGGACCTGGTCAGCAAGTACTCCTACACCGACGAAAACGGCATCCGCATCCTGAGCTGGGACCACGCCAAGTACGTCAACCACCGGTGCGACTGCAACACCATCTCCACGGGCTACGGTTTCGAGATCGCCATCCGCAATATCTGGAAGGGCGAGGAAATCAGCGACGACTACGGCCTGTTCAATCTCGAAGAGGAAATCCCCGTGGCCTGCAATTGCGTCTGCTGCCGCAAGACCCTGCGGCCGGACGACTTCGAGCGGTGCCACCACGACTGGGACGAAAAGATCATCCCCGCCCTGGCCAAGCTCACGGACGTGCACCAGCCGCTCATGAAGTACATGGACGACGTCACCAGGAAACAGATCCGGGCCTACCTCTGCGGGGAGGAGCCGTACACCTCGGTGCTTGCCCTGCAATACCGCAAGGGCCACCCCTCGCCGGAGAAGACACCGGACAGCATGCGCCTCCAACCCTAG
- a CDS encoding ABC transporter substrate-binding protein yields the protein MKRSRLLLAAVAVTLFAVMLAGCSEETVDSLSRVKKAGEISFAMSGGYPPFNFYNESNELVGFDVDVAREVAARLGVSLKPVTTEWSGIIEGLRSGVYDGILGSMAVTEKRLEVVDFSTPYYYSGAQLLVKKGASYSDPAQLKGKIIGVVTGTTFSDDAVGLGAGDVRLYKDDTHTLTELNNGVVDGVITDRVVGVNAMNSGKFDIALLGMPLRGEDIAVAFRKGDDTLLAEVNKALSAMHADGTLSDLSRKWLKTDITVR from the coding sequence ATGAAACGCTCTCGTCTGCTGCTGGCCGCTGTCGCGGTCACGCTTTTTGCCGTCATGCTCGCGGGTTGTTCCGAAGAGACCGTCGACTCGCTGTCGCGGGTCAAGAAGGCTGGGGAAATCAGTTTCGCCATGAGCGGCGGGTATCCCCCGTTCAACTTCTATAACGAAAGCAACGAACTCGTCGGTTTTGACGTGGACGTCGCAAGGGAAGTGGCCGCCCGCCTGGGCGTTTCGCTCAAGCCCGTGACCACCGAATGGAGCGGCATCATCGAAGGCCTGCGTTCCGGCGTCTACGACGGCATTCTCGGTTCCATGGCCGTGACGGAGAAACGGCTGGAAGTGGTCGATTTTTCAACCCCATACTACTATTCGGGCGCGCAGCTGCTCGTGAAGAAGGGCGCGTCCTATTCCGACCCTGCCCAGCTCAAGGGTAAGATCATCGGCGTGGTCACGGGAACGACCTTTTCCGACGACGCCGTCGGGCTCGGGGCCGGGGACGTGAGGCTCTACAAGGACGACACCCACACCCTGACCGAGTTGAACAACGGCGTGGTGGACGGCGTCATCACCGACCGCGTGGTCGGCGTGAATGCCATGAACAGCGGGAAATTCGACATAGCCCTGCTCGGGATGCCGTTGCGCGGCGAAGACATCGCCGTGGCCTTCCGCAAGGGCGACGACACCCTGCTGGCCGAGGTCAACAAGGCGCTGAGCGCCATGCATGCGGACGGCACCCTTTCCGACCTCAGCCGCAAATGGCTCAAGACCGACATCACGGTCCGATAA
- a CDS encoding amino acid ABC transporter ATP-binding protein, with amino-acid sequence MTLDEQQPVIEINGLNKWFGDNHVLKGIDLDVLDSEVLCVIGASGSGKSTLLRCVNYLETFQEGSVRIKGWELTGDEKRINSLRARVGMVFQHFNLFPHMTVLGNVMEGPSQVKKVKKRAAREIGRHFLDKVGLSDKEKAYPNTLSGGQKQRVAIARALAMEPDVMLFDEPTSALDPELVGEVLSVMKDLAEDGMTMMVVTHEMGFAREVGDMVAFMDQGVILEENTPSAFFDAPKEERTREFLSQIL; translated from the coding sequence ATGACTTTGGACGAACAACAACCCGTCATCGAGATCAACGGCCTGAACAAGTGGTTCGGGGACAACCACGTGCTCAAGGGCATCGACCTCGACGTCCTGGACTCCGAGGTCCTGTGCGTCATCGGTGCCAGCGGCTCCGGCAAGTCCACCCTGTTGCGCTGCGTCAACTACCTGGAGACCTTCCAGGAGGGCTCGGTGCGCATCAAGGGGTGGGAGCTGACCGGCGATGAAAAACGCATCAACTCGTTGCGCGCCAGGGTGGGCATGGTGTTTCAGCATTTCAACCTGTTCCCCCACATGACCGTGCTGGGCAACGTCATGGAGGGCCCGTCCCAGGTCAAGAAGGTCAAGAAGCGGGCCGCCAGGGAAATCGGCAGGCATTTCCTGGACAAGGTCGGCTTGAGCGACAAGGAGAAAGCCTATCCCAATACGTTGTCCGGCGGCCAGAAACAGCGCGTGGCCATCGCCAGGGCCCTGGCCATGGAGCCGGACGTGATGCTCTTCGACGAGCCCACGTCCGCCCTGGACCCGGAGCTGGTGGGCGAGGTGCTCTCGGTCATGAAGGACCTGGCCGAGGACGGCATGACCATGATGGTCGTCACTCACGAGATGGGCTTTGCCCGCGAGGTGGGGGACATGGTCGCCTTCATGGACCAGGGCGTGATCCTGGAAGAGAACACGCCCTCGGCCTTTTTCGACGCCCCCAAGGAAGAACGGACTCGGGAGTTCCTGAGTCAGATACTGTAA
- a CDS encoding amino acid ABC transporter permease, translating into MYFDYTALAKYLPFFLPAAWMTIKVTTMGILLGMGLGLGTAFLRISEKPVFYLPARAYIYLIRGTPLLLQLLFIYFGLRSVAGFDALTSATLALGIHNGAYIAEIFRGAIVSVSGGQMEAARSLGMSYRRAMVRIVLPQAFKRAIPALGNQFIIALKDSSLASTITINELLLKSQQLASSNFMMMEMLTIAALFYLLYTAIFSKTFSFIESRLDVDGVQA; encoded by the coding sequence ATGTACTTCGATTATACCGCGCTCGCCAAATACCTGCCGTTCTTTCTGCCGGCTGCCTGGATGACCATCAAGGTCACGACCATGGGCATTCTGCTCGGAATGGGGCTGGGGCTGGGAACGGCCTTTCTGCGCATTTCCGAGAAACCGGTCTTCTACCTTCCGGCCCGGGCCTACATATACCTTATTCGGGGTACTCCCCTGTTGCTTCAGCTGCTGTTCATCTATTTCGGCCTGCGCAGCGTGGCCGGGTTCGACGCCCTGACCTCGGCCACTCTGGCCCTCGGCATCCACAACGGCGCGTATATCGCCGAGATATTCAGGGGGGCCATCGTCTCCGTCTCCGGCGGCCAGATGGAAGCCGCGCGGAGCCTGGGCATGTCCTACAGGCGCGCCATGGTCCGCATCGTGCTTCCGCAGGCCTTCAAGCGGGCCATTCCCGCCCTGGGCAACCAGTTCATCATCGCCCTGAAGGATTCCTCCCTGGCCTCAACCATCACCATCAACGAGCTGCTGCTCAAGTCCCAGCAGTTGGCCTCGTCCAATTTCATGATGATGGAGATGCTGACCATCGCGGCGTTGTTCTATCTGTTGTACACGGCAATCTTCAGCAAGACTTTCAGCTTCATCGAGTCCCGTCTCGATGTGGACGGGGTGCAGGCATGA
- the ablB gene encoding putative beta-lysine N-acetyltransferase — protein sequence MQPDEIIRLGHSLVQHGPTNDRVYLMKLAPEDLPGIANDVYELGRRHGYSKLFAKVPADAMSHFTDLGFVDEARVPFMHKGERAGYFMSKYLDQGRAVPRNIERISAVLDQAERKRHEPLALTGGEEILRLRLGDADELAELYGAVFETYPFPLDDPSYIRQAMIADAAFFGIVSEGRIVAAASVELDMEWRCAEMTDFATRPEFRAKGAAGRLLATMEEASRDINIEVAYTIARAESFGMNIVFARAGYTFGGTLHNNTQIAGKLESMNVWHKQILSRQRAGLSA from the coding sequence ATGCAGCCTGATGAAATCATCCGTCTCGGGCATTCCCTTGTTCAGCACGGACCGACCAATGACCGCGTTTACCTGATGAAACTCGCGCCCGAAGACCTGCCGGGCATAGCGAACGACGTCTATGAGCTGGGACGGCGGCACGGCTACTCCAAGCTGTTCGCCAAAGTTCCGGCGGACGCCATGAGTCATTTCACGGACCTGGGGTTCGTGGACGAAGCCCGTGTGCCCTTCATGCACAAAGGGGAGCGGGCCGGGTATTTCATGAGCAAATACCTGGATCAGGGGCGGGCGGTCCCGCGGAACATCGAACGGATTTCCGCAGTACTTGATCAAGCGGAGAGAAAACGGCATGAACCCCTTGCGCTTACCGGCGGGGAGGAGATACTCCGTCTTCGGCTGGGCGATGCTGATGAGTTGGCCGAGCTCTACGGGGCGGTGTTCGAAACCTACCCGTTCCCCCTCGACGACCCGTCCTATATCCGTCAGGCCATGATAGCCGATGCCGCCTTTTTCGGCATTGTGTCCGAAGGGCGGATTGTTGCCGCCGCATCCGTGGAGTTGGATATGGAGTGGCGTTGTGCCGAAATGACGGATTTCGCCACCCGGCCGGAGTTCCGGGCAAAGGGGGCGGCGGGAAGGCTGCTGGCGACCATGGAAGAAGCATCACGTGACATCAATATCGAGGTCGCCTATACCATCGCCAGAGCCGAGAGCTTCGGCATGAACATCGTCTTTGCCAGGGCGGGGTATACCTTCGGCGGGACGTTGCACAACAACACGCAGATCGCGGGCAAACTGGAGAGCATGAATGTCTGGCACAAGCAGATCCTATCTCGGCAAAGGGCCGGTCTTTCGGCTTAA
- a CDS encoding LuxR C-terminal-related transcriptional regulator, translated as MTAFSDPGDVIEAWDDVILFVDGRGVVVESNDVRLSYLPEMPREGGVFWESLALETNSLETTLKRFPPLQIHEISCCDGRSFLLRIIPVSAMLCPQGGYVVIATDNRPMEALYENYEERLEDNISAWSDSITLFNAFFDTVLDATFLIDEHGAIIAANTAAQTQHAKPEQGLTGEHCKRLLGKRFHPAILNAMHSLEAKDQWTENVVAIDGNGEGFPAEITLRKILFNDYALFQLILHDLTAHVELKEDLQEKRAEVKEKEIALKQVLKTVEENRKEMRDQLTSQVRKQMFPALERITSSDTPEVREGYRNLIEDQLVEMVGDASGEFDSDLLRLSPREMEVCQLIQLGRSGKEVAELLNMSFETVQTHRKNIRKKLGLRGQKTSLFTYLRQKHSLA; from the coding sequence ATGACGGCCTTCAGTGACCCCGGGGATGTGATAGAGGCCTGGGACGACGTCATCCTCTTTGTCGACGGTCGGGGCGTGGTGGTGGAGTCAAACGACGTACGGCTCAGCTACCTGCCCGAAATGCCGAGAGAAGGGGGGGTGTTCTGGGAATCCCTTGCGCTGGAAACCAATTCCCTTGAAACGACGCTCAAGCGGTTTCCGCCTTTGCAGATACACGAAATATCCTGCTGTGACGGGCGCAGTTTCCTGCTCCGGATAATCCCCGTGTCCGCCATGCTCTGCCCGCAAGGGGGGTATGTCGTCATCGCCACCGACAACAGGCCCATGGAGGCCTTGTACGAAAACTACGAGGAACGGCTGGAGGACAATATCTCCGCCTGGTCCGACTCCATTACCCTGTTCAACGCATTTTTCGACACCGTCCTGGACGCGACCTTTCTCATAGACGAGCACGGCGCCATCATAGCCGCCAACACCGCGGCGCAGACGCAACACGCCAAGCCGGAACAGGGCTTGACCGGCGAACACTGCAAACGGCTCCTGGGCAAGCGGTTTCACCCGGCCATCCTGAATGCCATGCATTCCCTTGAGGCCAAGGACCAGTGGACGGAAAACGTGGTCGCCATCGACGGGAACGGGGAGGGGTTCCCGGCCGAGATCACCCTGCGCAAGATCCTCTTCAACGACTATGCCCTGTTTCAACTCATCCTTCACGACCTGACCGCCCATGTCGAACTCAAAGAGGACCTGCAGGAGAAACGGGCCGAAGTGAAGGAAAAGGAAATCGCGCTGAAACAGGTCCTCAAAACCGTGGAAGAGAACCGCAAGGAGATGCGTGATCAGCTGACCAGCCAGGTCAGGAAGCAGATGTTCCCGGCCCTGGAACGCATTACGTCGTCGGACACGCCCGAGGTCCGCGAGGGGTACAGGAATCTCATCGAAGACCAGCTTGTGGAGATGGTCGGCGACGCTTCCGGCGAATTCGATTCCGACCTCCTGCGCCTTTCCCCGCGCGAAATGGAGGTCTGCCAGCTCATCCAGCTCGGGCGGAGCGGCAAGGAAGTTGCCGAGTTGCTCAACATGTCCTTTGAAACCGTCCAGACCCATCGGAAAAACATCCGCAAAAAGTTGGGCCTTCGGGGTCAAAAAACCTCTCTTTTCACCTACCTGCGGCAAAAACACTCCCTCGCCTAG
- a CDS encoding ATP-dependent zinc protease family protein, which translates to MANKLIRQPKMIIGWREWVSLPDFHVPGIKAKVDTGAATSAIHAFDIEPFETAGERFVRFAIHPIQGRHDVSIPCEARLIEKRKVKNSGGHIQNRYVIATTLALAGNQWEIELTLTNRDEMKFRMLLGRSAMRDRLIVDPQQSYRAGKMAPNKLYRNIQEK; encoded by the coding sequence ATGGCCAACAAACTGATAAGACAACCAAAAATGATCATCGGGTGGCGGGAATGGGTTTCGCTGCCCGATTTTCACGTTCCCGGGATAAAGGCAAAAGTGGACACGGGGGCGGCCACATCGGCCATCCACGCCTTCGACATCGAGCCCTTTGAAACGGCCGGGGAGCGGTTCGTCCGCTTCGCCATCCACCCCATCCAGGGGCGGCACGACGTTTCGATTCCCTGCGAGGCCAGGCTGATCGAGAAACGGAAGGTGAAGAACTCGGGCGGACACATCCAGAACAGATACGTCATCGCCACCACCCTGGCTCTGGCGGGCAACCAGTGGGAGATCGAGCTGACCCTGACCAACCGGGACGAAATGAAGTTCCGGATGCTCCTGGGGCGCTCGGCCATGAGAGATCGGCTCATCGTCGATCCGCAACAATCATACCGGGCCGGGAAGATGGCCCCCAACAAACTCTATCGGAACATACAAGAAAAATGA
- a CDS encoding GNAT family N-acetyltransferase codes for MSNQETTAPPKVCEVRIISGVTPADVETLLELAGSSGLFSADALLSTEDMAWDSAYGDGNEAHVFLLARANVDTDDRIVGFLCFGPIPHWPDNYELYGIAVDPEYRRLGIGSGLVSEMCRRVAEIMGKRIFLETGAREAFEAARSFYEASGFECEHRFHKQFIPIEGDTVYRLDVMPDESDQHYQ; via the coding sequence ATGAGCAACCAGGAAACCACCGCTCCCCCGAAAGTATGTGAAGTCCGGATCATTTCGGGCGTCACGCCCGCCGACGTTGAAACCCTGCTGGAACTGGCGGGCTCGAGCGGCCTGTTTTCGGCGGACGCCCTGCTGTCCACCGAGGACATGGCCTGGGACAGCGCCTATGGCGACGGCAATGAAGCGCACGTGTTCCTTTTGGCCAGGGCCAACGTCGACACGGACGACCGGATCGTCGGTTTCCTCTGCTTCGGCCCCATACCGCACTGGCCGGACAACTACGAACTGTACGGCATAGCGGTCGATCCGGAATACCGACGTCTCGGCATCGGCTCCGGCCTGGTCTCCGAGATGTGCCGCAGGGTGGCCGAAATCATGGGCAAGAGGATCTTTCTGGAGACCGGAGCCCGGGAGGCCTTTGAGGCGGCACGCAGTTTCTACGAGGCCTCCGGTTTTGAATGTGAACACCGCTTTCACAAACAATTCATCCCCATAGAGGGAGATACTGTTTATCGACTGGACGTCATGCCCGACGAATCCGATCAACATTATCAATAG